The Natribaculum luteum genome contains the following window.
CCGGCGTCCAGCGGAGGTGGAGGATGCGGGTGGCGACGTGTTGGACGAACTCGTCTAACCGTTCGTGTGCGTCGTGGTGTGTCTCCGGCAGTCGGAGGGGCAGCGAGAGGTGGTCAGTCATCGGGGTTCACCTCGGATTCGACGGCGTTGACGACCTGTTGTTTTTTGCTGGATCGCATTCCGTAGAGCTTGCCGGAGAAGCTGGCGACGAGCTTGATGAGGTCGTCGACGAGTTCTTCCTGTGCGGTTTTGTCCGTCTCGTCTTCGATGACGGTGATGGTGACGCCGTGGTGGTCGAGAAGGCGTTCGAGGTAGGAGAAGCCAAAGCGGGTGAGTCTGTCCTCGTAGGTGACGAGGACGCGGCCGTAGTCGCTGTCTTGTACGTCGTCGAGGAGTTGGTTGAGCCCGCGACGGTCTTCGTTGAGACCGCTGCCGACGTCTGTGTAGGTGGTTTCGACCGTCCATCCGTTGTCGTGAGCGTGGTCTCGAAGACGGTCGAGTTGCCGATCCAGGTCGCCGTTGTCTTTCTGTCCGTGACTGGAGACGCGGGCGTAGAGCGCGACGTGGTCGCGGGGGCGAGCACCACCAGCGAGGCGGAGGAGTTCGCGGTGTGGGATGCGTCGGTCGCCGCCGGGCGTGCGTGTGTAGTCAAGGTCGCCGTTTCGACACCACCGTTTGACAGTTTCGGGGTGGACGCCAAGTTCCTCCGCGAACTCGCCGATGGCGTACGACCGTGGCATCGTGTTGTTGCTAATCACTGTTTATTACTGCTTAAAGATTCGGAATTCAGAAACAGTTACGAACCCCATTTGTGTCGACTGTGCCATCCAGCCGAACCGAATCCCAATAAGCTTGACCACCACGCCTGAGACGAAGGCGTCCTCGTCGTCGATACGCTCGCACCACTCACGCAGTTTCACGTCGAACTTGGCCATCTCGAAGGCACGTTGTAGCGGTTAAGTGAACTGCCTCGGGGTCAAACTCCAAGGAACTCGGCCTGCCTGTAGAGGGTGGGAAGCAACATTGCAGAGGAGCGGAAGAACCGAGCTGAATCGTTTCAGTCTTCTTCGGGAGGAAGATCTCCAAGGGCGGTAATCCCAGATCGCTTATTGCTCATCGCAAAGACAGCACCGTCGGCGATGACCGGTGGAGCACTAATTGCCGGATCAAAAGTGTCATCTATGGTATAATACCACCGCGTCGTTCCATCGCTCCGGTCAAAGGCGGCGATACACGGCCACGACGTGTCGAGATCGAAGGCGTCAGAGGAAATCGGTGCCACGACAGTATTTCGACCGACTGCAAGTCCGTCCGCCTGCGGGTCTCCCTTGACAGACCAGTGTTCCGAGCCGTCTGAAATCGACAACGCGATCAGCCCATCGTAAGAAAGAACGAATGCCATCCCGTCGGCGATGGCGATCGCTCTGATCTCGCGGTCCGTGACATCTATTGAAGCCAGACGCTCGCCCTCGGCTGGGTCGTAGACGATGAGACTCCCGCCGTCTCCAACTATGATCCCGTCTTCGGTGGCGACTGGTTGGGTCGCTGGGTCGTCCAGTTCCCGTTCCCACACGAGTTCGCCACTATCGGCATCCAAACAGCGGATAATCGGCGTCTCATCGCGTGTATACCCTCCGGTATAGACCCGGCTGTCAAATATCGCTGGCGGCGTCGTTCGAACGGACACAAGAAGTGGAGCCGTCCACTCGGTCTCGCCCGACGAGACGGCAAACGCCACGAGTTCGATGACGGAATCGCCCTTCTCCGGACGCTCGAACGGGACGATCCCGATCTGATTGTCTGGACCGACTGTTATCGGTCCGATCGGGGCACCGTCGATCTTCCGTACCCACTGCTCGCTGCCATCCTCGAGATCGAACGAGCGCAGCTGTCCCTTAGAGCCAAGCAGGATGTTCCCGTCAGCAACAGACGGCTGTGTGAGGGATGCGCTTGATGGGTCACTGTCGAGATCGGTTTGCCATTTCTGGTTGCCGGTCTCTGCGTCTAACGCCGTCAGGCCGTCGTCGACCGAAACCACCGTCTCTCCAGCAATCAGCGGCGAGATCGTTGTAGCACCGCCGCTGTTCCAAACAGGCGTCCCGCGGTCGGGCACAGTGACATCGGACATAAATGTGTTTCGGGCATCGTGACCTGATTGATGCCATGTTCCCGTTGGGGGTTCCGGGAGCGAACGATCGTTGTCTCCGAAGAAGTCCAGACAACCCGACAGCGCGGTTATACTGCCGACCCCGACAAGTAGTTGACGACGACACCAACTCATATGAATCACTCTTTGGTGGGTTGTCTTAGTCTCTACTATGTATTTTGACATAAAGAGTTACTGAACATTCAAATTAGCGTTTAAGCTACCTACTTAGTGTGTCAGATATCATGATTGTACAGGCACTTGTTGGCGAGGACGAACGCAAACTGCACTGGGTTGAGGCACTCTTGAGACCGGGTCATGAACGTTGTCCCAGCAGACGTACTGGGTCCATGCCTGGAACAGTACAGAAGACAGCAGTCGATACGGAACACCCGCAACCCTCGCAGAGGTTGAACCACTACTGATCGGGGCAGCGTACGATGCATATCCAGCATCGCTCTTGAACAAGAGCGAAACACCAGACGACGCGCCAATCAAAGCAGAGGCGCCGACGTCTGCTGACTAACGACTCTCCAACTGCTCGAATCTGGTGTATTTTGTGAGACCCCCTGAAGGGCGGAGGTCTTCTCGAGTTCAGTCCGATTCGGTCTGATTCGACTCGAGAAGCACTGATCAAGCATGGCTACGAGCAGCAGCACTCAGGAAACGTTCGACAATTCGGACACCCGGCACGACGAGATGCACAGGACGATCGAAGCATGGATCCAGGACCTGGTCGACGAGGTCGATGACGCCGTCTCGAGCGAGCAGTTCACAGAGTGGTTAGACGTTCATAGTCGCTTCCACGACTACTCGCACCGAAACACGCTGTTGATCAAACTCCAATGTCCAGAGGCAACACGCGTTGCTGGCTACCGAACGTGGCAAAACGAGTTCGACCGGCATGTAAAAGAAGGAGAAACAGCGATCTGGATCTGGGCACCCATCATCGCGAAGCAGTGTCCCGACTGCGGAAACTCGCCGTCGTATCACGAGCGCAGTGACTGTGAATACGATGAGACACCGCCGGGCAGCTGGGAGAAAGGACTCGTGGGCTTTCGACCAGCGCCCGTCTTCGACATCTCACAGACTGACGGCGAGCCACTGCCCGACCTCGAGACAGAAGCAAGGGGACAGACTGATGAATTGATCCCCGCACTCCTCGAGGCAGCAGACGCACTCGAGGTAGACGTAGAGGTCGTGCCACCCCAGGACTGGTCGCATGGGAACGCCAAGGGCATCTGTGAGTACCGCCCTCAAGAGCAGCCACGCGTCGCTGTCCGTGATCGCGAGAACGACGCTGACCTCGCCGTCACGCTCGTTCACGAGTACGCACATGCGCTGTTGCACAGCGTCGATGACGAGGCTGAGCGATCGAAACGTGAACTCGAGGCCGAAGCGGTCGGCTACATTGTCGGTCGGTATTTCGAACTGGACACGAGTGGGTCGGCGTTCTACCTCGCTGCATGGGAGGGTGACGAACCCGAGACGATCCTCGATCGCCTCGAGCGAATCAGTTCGACCGCCCAAGAGATCATCGACGTCGTCGACGGGGTGATGGCCGATGAGTGATGGACCGCTTCTGTTCGAGATCGTCGAGGCACTCGAGAACCAGGGACTCGGCCGTGATGAGTACCAACTGCAGCGGGTGATCGACGTCGAAGCACTCGAGCAACTTGTGGACTCAGCAGATCCTCACACAGATCTCGGAATCCAATTCACGGTTAGTGAGTTCCGTGTGCTAGTTACAGACTCTGAGGTGACTGTCGATAGAATATAAATCCACGCTTCCAGGGCGTTTTTAAGGATTTCAGACATCTCCTCTCCGATATCCAGAGGCGTATTCAAATCTGTTTCTTTCGTGAACCGGTTAGTCTGCTGTATACGAGGCATATTCGGAGTAGTGTGGAGACACACTAGGTTTTTCAGGACCAGCCTCGTATCGATAGATATGAGCAGTGAACGGATCGACGCCGAAAGTAAGGTGTCAGGGAATCAGGCGAACATCCCAGCTCGAATTCGGCGTGAACTCGGTATCGACGACGGTGATCAGCTTCGGTGGCATATCGAAGACGATGGGAGCGTCCGCGTCCAAGTCATTCAACAGCAAACGGGAACGTTTGCCGAGTTCGATGGCTACGAGGGCGAGACGGATACCAACGTTACGACCGATCATGACGCTTGGGGCGTCGATGTAGAGTAAATGCCACGCGCGCTCATCGATACGACAGTTCTCTTCGCAGCAGCATACCGACGGGACAGTTCTCACGAAGTCGCGCTTCCGGTACTCCGTGGCATCGACAGCGGGGACCTTCCAGAGGCGGTGGTCCTTGACTACGTCCTCGCGGAAACGCTCAACGGGCTCGTTACCCATGCCGGCCACGACGCAGCTGTTGATCTCCTCAATCGTATTGAGGAAAACGCTCGCTTCCATATCGACTCGCTCACTGCCGACGCCCTTGCAACGGGAAAAGCACTGTTCCGACAGCATGAGCCGCTGTCTTTTGTCGATAGCTGCATTATTGCGTACATGCAGACCGAGGGGCTCGGCTATCTGTATGCATTCGACGATGACTTCGATGCAGCAGAAGATGTCTACCGACTCGACACAGCCACGAACCCCTACGATCCTAATTGACGCCGACAGACAATATGCACATTACTCGCCACGTAATGACTTCACTGAACGGGAAGATTTAGGATCAAGTGCTTCGTTCTGGGCGACATGTCTCTCCTCTTCGAGAGTGCGATCGGCAATTTTGACCTCTCGAGTGCTGCCCTCCATTCACCGGCAGACGAGACGTTCGAACCGGTGCGAGATGATCCCATTCCAATCGATGGGATCGTCGAATATGCGAGCTACCACGACCAACTCGTACATCCCGAGAAAGACGACTGGATCGTAATTCCGCTCCATACACGCAATAGCGCAGCACTCTCGGGCGAATATCTCGCCTTCACAGAACACACACTCCATGGCGATGTTTTCATCTACGATGATGGCGGCGACTATGCTTCGGTCGATCAAGACACGTTTGCCGTCTCATCGCTAGCCAACCGGGTACGCTTCTGGCACTCCGATTACGCGCCTGACGATCCGCCGTCGTACTTCGACTCTCCCATTGCAGAGCGGGAACCACCGCGAAATCCGCTTTCTGACGACAACGACACAGACACCTTCTTTGACGAACTCGAGTCGTTCGTTCGGGCAGAGATGGACGCCCAACGTGACCAAAACCGAGCGAAAGCAGCCGCGTCAACACCCGAGGCACTCCGTGCCGAGGGATTCGGTGCGATTCCATCGCTTGCATCCCTCGGCCACCCAGAAGATGGTATCTACCGATTCAGAATCGACGATGGACAAGTCGATCGGCAGCATGACACGCATAGAGTCGTCCAGAGTGAATTCCGGATCTTCGAAGGAAACGAAGTGCTCCTCCACCCACCAAGCAAAGAGCACTCACCAGATGCGTTCCCGATTCCAGCGACAGTCGATACGATCGAGGGACTAACCGTCAGTCTCGCTATCGACTGGTATACGATCGAGAACCGGTCGACTGTCGGTGCGTTCCTCCGCCAGAAGCGACGGAGATTTGCACTCACCCAACTGTTGAATCCCGTTCCGTACGAGCGCGAACTTGCTGCGATTGCGCGCGTTCGCGACCGTGATGATCAACGCGCGCTCTTGACAGGCGACACAGCAGTCACCTTCGGGGACACGGCTGGTGTCAAGAGTAGCCAGCAAGACGTCGAACTGAACCAGGAACAGGAGCTTGCAGTGTCCTGTGCCCTCCTTGCTGATCACCTCTTTTGCATTCACGGGCCGCCAGGCACAGGCAAGACGCGAACGCTCGTCGAAGTCGTCAGGCGCTCAGTCGAGGCTGGGGACGACGTCCTCGTCTGTGCCGATTCAAACCAAGCCGTCGACAATCTCATTGCTGGCTCGAGCACGGCGACTGAGACCGACGACCGATCACTGCACGCCCATGCACAACACGGTGCCGGCGAGTTCGTACTCCGACGCGTGAACGCCAGCAGATCCTCGAACGAGGTCGTCAGCACCAAGTATGCCACCTGCGACGGACTGGCCGATGTCGTCGCAGCGACGAACAGCAGCGCAGCGACCCTCGAGCGAGAGTTCGATGTCCTCGTCCTCGATGAGGCGACACAGGCGACATGCACCGCCTCGTGTATCCCGCTTTCGCGAGCGGACAAAGTGATCCTCGCAGGCGACCACAAGCAGTTGCCGCCATTCAGTGCAACCGAAGAGCCACCGGAGTCTGCAGCCGGTCTCTCCCTGTTCGAGCACCTCTACGCCGACGGCGGCGTTTACGAGGGTGTTGGCGTCCAGCTCCGAACGCAGTACCGGATGCATCGCGACATCGCCTGGTTTCCGAACCGCCGCTTCTACGACCGGGCCCTGCGGCAAGGGCGTGACGTTACCGCACTCGAGGACCGGCCTGCATTCGTCGGATATGATATCGGTGGGAGCGAGGAAACGATCGATCACTCCAAGCGCAACGACGCAGAGGTGCGACTCGTTGCCCATATCGTCGGCGAACTGCTCGCCGATGCAGATCTCAGCCCATCCGAAATCGGCGTCATTACGCCATACACGGCTCAGGCTAACGCGATTCAAAAGAAGCTAGCGAGACATCTTGATTCTGGAAGAAACATCACGGTCGACACGATCGATTCCTTCCAAGGGAGCGAAAAAGTCGCAATCGTAATTTCGTTAGTTCGGAGTAACACAACTGGCGAGACAGGCTTCCTCGGGCGTCCACTTGATGGTCCCCGACGGTTGAACGTCGCGATGACTCGTGCCCAACAGTTCTGTGCGATCGTCGGCGACTGGTACACGTTACGCTCATCTCCAGACGGCACCGACGAAAACACTGGCCTGTACGATGACCTCTACTCATTCCTCGAGAGCACCGGGAGACTACGTCAGGTCGAACCGGAGTTCATTCCCGTCCCCAAGTAACCGTTCGGTTCGGTTTCTGTGGTGCCAGATGGGTGGACACCATGATAAAACATCCA
Protein-coding sequences here:
- a CDS encoding IS607 family transposase, with protein sequence MPRSYAIGEFAEELGVHPETVKRWCRNGDLDYTRTPGGDRRIPHRELLRLAGGARPRDHVALYARVSSHGQKDNGDLDRQLDRLRDHAHDNGWTVETTYTDVGSGLNEDRRGLNQLLDDVQDSDYGRVLVTYEDRLTRFGFSYLERLLDHHGVTITVIEDETDKTAQEELVDDLIKLVASFSGKLYGMRSSKKQQVVNAVESEVNPDD
- a CDS encoding PQQ-binding-like beta-propeller repeat protein, which encodes MSDVTVPDRGTPVWNSGGATTISPLIAGETVVSVDDGLTALDAETGNQKWQTDLDSDPSSASLTQPSVADGNILLGSKGQLRSFDLEDGSEQWVRKIDGAPIGPITVGPDNQIGIVPFERPEKGDSVIELVAFAVSSGETEWTAPLLVSVRTTPPAIFDSRVYTGGYTRDETPIIRCLDADSGELVWERELDDPATQPVATEDGIIVGDGGSLIVYDPAEGERLASIDVTDREIRAIAIADGMAFVLSYDGLIALSISDGSEHWSVKGDPQADGLAVGRNTVVAPISSDAFDLDTSWPCIAAFDRSDGTTRWYYTIDDTFDPAISAPPVIADGAVFAMSNKRSGITALGDLPPEED
- a CDS encoding ArdC-like ssDNA-binding domain-containing protein, which produces MATSSSTQETFDNSDTRHDEMHRTIEAWIQDLVDEVDDAVSSEQFTEWLDVHSRFHDYSHRNTLLIKLQCPEATRVAGYRTWQNEFDRHVKEGETAIWIWAPIIAKQCPDCGNSPSYHERSDCEYDETPPGSWEKGLVGFRPAPVFDISQTDGEPLPDLETEARGQTDELIPALLEAADALEVDVEVVPPQDWSHGNAKGICEYRPQEQPRVAVRDRENDADLAVTLVHEYAHALLHSVDDEAERSKRELEAEAVGYIVGRYFELDTSGSAFYLAAWEGDEPETILDRLERISSTAQEIIDVVDGVMADE
- a CDS encoding HalOD1 output domain-containing protein codes for the protein MSDGPLLFEIVEALENQGLGRDEYQLQRVIDVEALEQLVDSADPHTDLGIQFTVSEFRVLVTDSEVTVDRI
- a CDS encoding AbrB/MazE/SpoVT family DNA-binding domain-containing protein — its product is MSSERIDAESKVSGNQANIPARIRRELGIDDGDQLRWHIEDDGSVRVQVIQQQTGTFAEFDGYEGETDTNVTTDHDAWGVDVE
- a CDS encoding PIN domain-containing protein, which codes for MPRALIDTTVLFAAAYRRDSSHEVALPVLRGIDSGDLPEAVVLDYVLAETLNGLVTHAGHDAAVDLLNRIEENARFHIDSLTADALATGKALFRQHEPLSFVDSCIIAYMQTEGLGYLYAFDDDFDAAEDVYRLDTATNPYDPN
- a CDS encoding AAA domain-containing protein — encoded protein: MSLLFESAIGNFDLSSAALHSPADETFEPVRDDPIPIDGIVEYASYHDQLVHPEKDDWIVIPLHTRNSAALSGEYLAFTEHTLHGDVFIYDDGGDYASVDQDTFAVSSLANRVRFWHSDYAPDDPPSYFDSPIAEREPPRNPLSDDNDTDTFFDELESFVRAEMDAQRDQNRAKAAASTPEALRAEGFGAIPSLASLGHPEDGIYRFRIDDGQVDRQHDTHRVVQSEFRIFEGNEVLLHPPSKEHSPDAFPIPATVDTIEGLTVSLAIDWYTIENRSTVGAFLRQKRRRFALTQLLNPVPYERELAAIARVRDRDDQRALLTGDTAVTFGDTAGVKSSQQDVELNQEQELAVSCALLADHLFCIHGPPGTGKTRTLVEVVRRSVEAGDDVLVCADSNQAVDNLIAGSSTATETDDRSLHAHAQHGAGEFVLRRVNASRSSNEVVSTKYATCDGLADVVAATNSSAATLEREFDVLVLDEATQATCTASCIPLSRADKVILAGDHKQLPPFSATEEPPESAAGLSLFEHLYADGGVYEGVGVQLRTQYRMHRDIAWFPNRRFYDRALRQGRDVTALEDRPAFVGYDIGGSEETIDHSKRNDAEVRLVAHIVGELLADADLSPSEIGVITPYTAQANAIQKKLARHLDSGRNITVDTIDSFQGSEKVAIVISLVRSNTTGETGFLGRPLDGPRRLNVAMTRAQQFCAIVGDWYTLRSSPDGTDENTGLYDDLYSFLESTGRLRQVEPEFIPVPK